The Sediminispirochaeta smaragdinae DSM 11293 genome has a segment encoding these proteins:
- a CDS encoding aspartate kinase — protein MQNMIVCKFGGTSMADAAQMRKVKSIIDLDRDRRVVVVSAPGKRSKDDEKITDLLYSCHKAASDGKAIAPYFSVIRERILAICKELSVVSDMASRLDEIEEKISSGASADYAASRGEYLSGLMMAGVLDATFVDPEEVVRLTADGRVDDATYPMVAEAMKGPGRYVIPGFFGSTSDGKVKTFSRGGSDISGAIAARAVDAKRYENWTDVSGILMADPRIVDTPPTITEITYREVRELASIGASVFHEEAIAPVRSVGVPINVRNTNDPQAPGTMILPSRDTAKRAVVGVSGKKSYRNLYVEKLMLDRYPGFRQELLTLLQERGIVPEFESKGFDSLSFLIPEAYVENDNAVLEAIRANLDPDEVAFRPSLALLGVVGEGILEKAGIAASYFLALQKANINVRFINYGGSEISLLIGVDADRYREALRALVEAAV, from the coding sequence ATGCAGAATATGATTGTGTGTAAATTCGGCGGAACATCCATGGCGGATGCCGCTCAGATGAGAAAGGTTAAATCGATTATCGATCTTGATCGAGACCGGCGGGTTGTGGTCGTGTCTGCCCCGGGAAAGCGCAGCAAAGATGATGAGAAAATCACCGATCTGCTCTATTCCTGCCATAAGGCCGCTTCCGATGGAAAGGCGATTGCCCCCTATTTTTCCGTAATACGGGAGCGAATTCTTGCTATCTGCAAGGAGCTTTCGGTTGTTTCCGACATGGCCTCCCGTCTCGATGAGATCGAAGAGAAGATAAGCTCCGGAGCAAGTGCCGATTATGCGGCAAGCCGGGGAGAGTATCTTTCGGGGTTGATGATGGCAGGCGTCCTGGATGCCACCTTTGTCGATCCTGAAGAGGTGGTGCGGCTGACCGCCGACGGCAGGGTTGATGATGCCACCTATCCAATGGTTGCCGAGGCAATGAAGGGGCCCGGTCGCTATGTCATACCCGGTTTCTTCGGATCGACTTCCGACGGTAAGGTGAAAACCTTCAGCAGGGGCGGTTCGGACATCTCCGGCGCCATTGCCGCCCGTGCGGTGGATGCAAAGCGCTACGAGAACTGGACCGATGTTTCGGGGATTCTCATGGCCGATCCGAGGATCGTTGATACGCCTCCTACCATCACGGAGATCACCTATCGGGAGGTTCGCGAGCTTGCAAGTATCGGAGCCTCGGTCTTTCACGAAGAGGCGATCGCTCCGGTACGCAGCGTCGGTGTTCCCATCAATGTTCGCAATACCAATGATCCCCAGGCCCCCGGTACCATGATCCTTCCTTCCCGGGATACGGCGAAACGGGCCGTTGTCGGAGTCTCCGGCAAAAAGTCCTATCGAAACCTCTATGTTGAGAAACTGATGCTTGACCGCTACCCTGGCTTTCGACAGGAGCTTCTTACGCTCCTTCAGGAGCGGGGTATTGTCCCTGAATTTGAGTCCAAGGGTTTCGATAGCCTTAGCTTCCTTATCCCCGAGGCCTACGTAGAGAACGACAATGCGGTGCTTGAGGCAATCAGGGCAAATCTTGACCCCGATGAGGTGGCGTTCAGGCCTTCTCTCGCCCTCCTTGGTGTGGTCGGCGAAGGCATCCTGGAAAAGGCAGGCATTGCAGCCTCCTATTTCCTTGCTTTGCAGAAGGCGAATATCAATGTGCGTTTTATCAACTACGGTGGTTCGGAGATAAGCCTTTTAATCGGTGTCGATGCCGATCGCTATAGGGAAGCTCTCCGGGCTTTGGTCGAAGCTGCTGTTTAA
- a CDS encoding phosphohydrolase — protein sequence MNEVKRNEKSPKERALDRKLLAMTEGKAKETLQLLIEDEEIHAMQEYANTVSIRRLHFNDHGPVHMRKVALNALTMMNLLKEANVKLSLEEDEVGSFEESSVGVLLAAFLHDVGMTIGRQDHEHSSMIIAAPYIDAITQKLYPNDPVRRVITKSVALEGIVGHMAQQKIHSKEAGIILIADGCDMEKGRARIPMSMNTESHVGDIHKYSASAIEKVKIKKGEEKPIRIAVEMSASVGFFQIEEVLFSKINSSPVKDQIELIANVIGRDVKRYL from the coding sequence ATGAACGAAGTTAAACGAAATGAAAAATCACCAAAGGAGCGTGCCCTCGACCGAAAGCTTCTTGCCATGACGGAAGGGAAGGCAAAAGAAACGTTACAACTGCTTATCGAGGATGAGGAAATCCATGCCATGCAGGAATACGCAAATACAGTTTCGATTCGAAGGCTCCACTTTAACGACCACGGTCCGGTCCACATGCGTAAAGTAGCTTTAAATGCCTTAACCATGATGAACCTGCTTAAGGAAGCGAATGTAAAGCTTTCCCTCGAAGAGGATGAGGTCGGAAGCTTTGAAGAGAGCAGCGTGGGGGTACTGCTGGCGGCCTTTCTCCATGATGTCGGTATGACCATCGGACGACAGGACCACGAGCATTCCTCGATGATCATTGCTGCGCCGTATATCGATGCCATCACCCAAAAGCTCTACCCAAACGATCCGGTGCGAAGGGTGATAACCAAGTCGGTTGCCCTTGAGGGGATCGTCGGACACATGGCCCAGCAAAAGATTCACTCAAAAGAAGCTGGTATTATCCTCATAGCCGACGGATGCGATATGGAAAAGGGTCGGGCGAGAATCCCCATGAGCATGAACACCGAAAGCCATGTGGGGGACATTCACAAATACAGCGCCTCGGCCATCGAAAAGGTAAAAATTAAAAAGGGAGAAGAAAAGCCGATCAGAATTGCAGTAGAGATGAGCGCTTCGGTCGGTTTCTTTCAGATTGAAGAGGTCCTTTTCAGCAAGATCAATTCCAGCCCCGTCAAAGATCAGATCGAACTCATTGCCAACGTTATCGGCAGGGACGTCAAGCGCTATCTGTAA
- a CDS encoding PilZ domain-containing protein produces the protein MTGIGTGRKIFYFFPEGIFHQRLVEAAIVAEYEIYTLSKGREGIRLITGYPNSLVFIHEDTVLTEEFSALEQEARRQQTMLHQQQIEIFLLNPHTKHHSPAQFDRIALSETPAKAVSAFLTFLEESGAKGQRRYVRFGTNSQSISPLRITSGGNIYTGTISDISAAGVSFVLEEGRLLPAGARIDSFTMEIGEAIEGLKGTITLRRKLPDGTILLVAMFDSPDHATNMQLHRYIHASLQRQLLKRLKSM, from the coding sequence ATGACAGGAATAGGAACAGGACGTAAAATTTTTTACTTTTTCCCGGAAGGGATCTTTCACCAACGTCTTGTCGAAGCTGCGATTGTTGCGGAATACGAAATTTATACGCTTTCGAAGGGACGGGAGGGTATCCGCCTGATTACCGGATATCCAAACTCTCTTGTGTTTATCCACGAAGATACCGTCCTTACCGAGGAATTTTCTGCTTTGGAGCAGGAAGCACGTCGACAACAAACGATGCTTCACCAGCAGCAGATTGAAATTTTTCTTCTCAACCCTCATACGAAACACCATTCTCCTGCGCAATTCGATAGGATCGCACTCTCCGAAACACCAGCAAAGGCGGTCTCTGCCTTTCTCACCTTTCTCGAAGAAAGCGGAGCAAAAGGCCAACGCAGATACGTTCGTTTTGGAACAAATAGCCAGTCAATTTCCCCCTTGCGCATTACTTCCGGGGGAAACATATACACAGGAACGATTTCCGACATCAGTGCGGCAGGAGTCTCCTTTGTCCTGGAAGAAGGAAGGCTCCTGCCTGCCGGCGCCAGGATCGACTCCTTTACCATGGAAATCGGAGAAGCCATCGAGGGATTGAAGGGGACGATTACCCTAAGAAGAAAGCTTCCGGATGGTACGATTCTTCTCGTCGCAATGTTTGACTCCCCCGATCACGCAACCAATATGCAGCTGCACCGCTATATTCATGCTTCTCTCCAACGTCAGCTTCTTAAACGTTTAAAATCCATGTAA
- a CDS encoding chemotaxis protein CheD: MHLLHNHSLGKDVAFLHPGDFHATGESILISTVLGSCVSVVLWDLRKQQAGMNHFMLPGEPKRVFYLDENGKYGMNAMELLINALMKMGSEKNQLVAKVFGGAMVLATTRSEALSISRANIDFAFNYLELEKIRIISSDVGGNQARKIILDPMTGKVLLKRLPHVRDTEIRSEESGYLDRLKQQEKNGAVVSFFQESKNEVKQ, encoded by the coding sequence GTGCATCTGCTTCATAACCATAGCTTAGGAAAGGATGTTGCCTTTCTGCATCCCGGCGACTTCCATGCAACAGGCGAATCGATCCTAATCTCTACGGTCCTTGGTTCCTGTGTTTCGGTCGTGCTCTGGGATCTCCGAAAGCAGCAGGCAGGAATGAACCATTTTATGCTTCCGGGTGAGCCGAAAAGGGTTTTCTATCTCGATGAGAACGGTAAATACGGCATGAACGCCATGGAGCTTTTGATCAATGCGTTGATGAAAATGGGTTCGGAGAAGAATCAACTGGTCGCCAAGGTTTTCGGCGGTGCCATGGTGCTTGCCACGACCAGAAGCGAAGCCCTATCCATCAGTAGGGCCAATATCGATTTTGCCTTTAATTACCTTGAATTGGAGAAGATACGAATCATCAGTTCCGATGTGGGAGGGAATCAGGCGAGAAAAATCATTCTGGATCCGATGACGGGAAAAGTACTTTTGAAGAGGCTTCCGCATGTACGAGATACGGAAATCAGAAGCGAAGAGAGTGGCTATCTCGATCGGCTCAAACAGCAGGAAAAGAACGGAGCGGTGGTCTCCTTTTTCCAAGAGAGTAAAAACGAGGTGAAGCAATGA
- a CDS encoding ABC transporter ATP-binding protein: protein MATVQLKGIGKVYEGGVRAVDNANIDIQDREFVVLVGPSGCGKSTTLRMIAGLEDITEGELYIDGKQVNDVPPKDRDIAMVFQNYALYPHMSVYDNMAFGLKIRKFDKAEIEKRVREAARILDIEELLDRKPKALSGGQRQRVAVGRAIVRQPKVFLFDEPLSNLDAKLRVQMRAEISGLHHRLKATMIYVTHDQVEAMTMADKIVVMKNGIIQQIGNPLTLYNKPANRFVAGFIGSPPMNFMTVKIVEEGKKLLMEEADFKAEIKGLYADLLREKGYVGKEVVFGIRPEDLAYETEEKAGITIKGEIGVIEPLGAETQVWVNTQKHQLIAKLDPDIAVKVGQQIFFTPNYEKANFFDLETENTIRKEE from the coding sequence ATGGCTACAGTACAGCTGAAGGGTATCGGCAAGGTCTACGAAGGCGGTGTCAGGGCCGTCGACAATGCCAATATCGACATTCAAGACAGGGAATTTGTCGTTCTCGTCGGACCATCCGGTTGCGGAAAATCAACAACGCTCCGCATGATCGCCGGTTTGGAGGACATTACCGAAGGTGAACTCTACATCGATGGGAAGCAGGTAAACGATGTGCCGCCGAAAGATCGGGACATCGCAATGGTATTTCAGAACTATGCTCTTTATCCCCATATGAGTGTATATGACAACATGGCATTCGGTCTCAAAATCAGGAAATTCGATAAGGCCGAGATCGAAAAACGTGTTAGGGAAGCGGCCAGAATCCTCGATATCGAGGAACTGCTAGACAGGAAGCCGAAGGCCCTCTCCGGTGGTCAGCGTCAGCGTGTCGCTGTCGGACGTGCAATCGTCCGTCAGCCTAAGGTTTTCCTTTTCGACGAGCCTCTTTCCAACCTCGATGCCAAGTTGAGGGTTCAGATGAGGGCGGAAATTTCGGGCCTCCACCACAGGCTAAAGGCAACGATGATCTATGTTACCCACGACCAGGTGGAAGCAATGACCATGGCCGATAAAATCGTCGTCATGAAAAATGGTATCATTCAGCAGATTGGAAACCCGCTGACCCTTTACAACAAACCCGCCAACAGGTTTGTCGCAGGCTTCATCGGATCACCTCCCATGAACTTCATGACCGTTAAGATTGTGGAAGAAGGCAAGAAATTGCTGATGGAAGAGGCTGATTTCAAGGCTGAGATCAAAGGTCTCTATGCCGATCTGCTCAGAGAAAAGGGATATGTTGGAAAAGAGGTTGTTTTCGGAATCAGACCGGAAGACCTTGCCTACGAAACAGAGGAAAAAGCCGGCATAACGATCAAGGGTGAAATTGGTGTCATTGAACCCCTTGGCGCCGAAACTCAAGTGTGGGTCAACACTCAGAAGCATCAGCTGATTGCAAAACTTGATCCGGACATTGCAGTAAAGGTTGGTCAGCAAATCTTTTTTACCCCCAATTATGAAAAAGCCAACTTTTTTGATCTTGAAACCGAAAACACCATCAGAAAGGAAGAATAG